The genomic stretch TTCTATAATTTTGGAAGGGTAGATTTGTAAGTTCACCATGAGAGTTTATTTTATACCTTGGATGGACATTTTATCTTATTAGAAGTGTTTGTTTGGGTAGAAACTAAACCTGTAAAAAACTTTGGTTTTGGATTGTGTGATCAAACCCTTGTTTAGGTTCGAAGGCTCAATCTGTGTTAAAAGCTTTCATATTTTATTGGTTAGTCTGTGGTAAAACCAAGTGAAAGTTAAAGCTTAGCCCAATATTCAAATCTTGCTTAGGTTCAATATTAGATCAATATTAAAATCTCACAGGTTATTGGTTAGCCCGATATAAAATCAAGGTTTAAGGTTTGTGAACTCAATCTGGTGTTAAAAGCTCTCAAGGTTTGTATAGAAGCTTGAGGACTAATCGCTCCAAGATTCTCATGGAAAGGAGACTAACCGTTATATCTTCCATTTAGAAGGAAGACTCACCGCTTCATTCCTCAATTTattgtttggttggaagttaaCCTTAAAATTCATTTTTCCATATATAAGGAGGGTTCATGAGTATAACCTACTAAAAACTCTCaagtttattggatactctcaagatcaattcttGGGGAGAGGAGTGGTTTTCTTAAATCTTTTTACCGAACCTCTATAATTCTCGATGTTATTCTCTTTTTCCTTAAACTCTTTAATTTCCATAATTTATATTCTACTAATTTATTTTTTGTTGCTTAATAttaaaacatctttcaaaatattttaaagCTCTGATCCAGAAGTTTTTCAAAAACATGTTTTTATGAACCACTCAATTCACCACCCTTTTGTATGTGAAGTCACATGTCCAATAAAGTACTTCTCTCTGAGAAAAACTGCATATATGATAAATCATATAACAATATTTTCTTAAAAGGAATGTGAATGTCTTCATGTTGTTTGGGAGAGAATCAAGAGTATGCTTAGGATGTGCCTCTACCATGGTTTGGAAAAAGGATCATATAACATGTTGTCTATAATGGTTTGACTTATACTACTTGAATCATAATGGATGTTGAAATTGATCCACCAATAACAATGTGGCtatatatgtttttttttgtgttttcCCACATTTTTAGATATTTTTGATTTGTCATTTTTATCGTAGTAAGTGTACCTCAGAGTTATCCCTAATTCTCTCTTAGGTTGAAATCATTTACAATGTTTTTTTAAATTGAACAATTGATCAAAAATCAACAATATATGACTTAAATCACAAGTTGGAAGACTTGAACAAGGACTTTTTAAGCTTGATTCGAGTCATAACTTTGTCATACCCGAATCATGAGTAAATATAAATTTTGGATTTTGGCGCTAAAAGGCTTGATTCGATTTAAGAACTTGCATGGTTCGAATCAAAAGGCACACTGACTCGAGTCATAACTATGTTTGAATAGAATAACGAGTGAGCTAAAAGTTTTGGAATGTCATACGAGAAATGTGACTTGAGTTACAAATTTGCTTGACTCAAATCAAACCTATTAAATCTTGATTTTTGTTGAGCTCGTCTTGCATTTCAAGCCCCTAATTTATTCTCTTTCATCTTGGTGCCCCAAGATAATGCTTCACCTCTTGACTCTAAGTTGACGATGTATacaatattttatatttatatatatatatatatatatatatatatatatatatatatatatatatatatatatatatatatatatatatatatatatataataaatcTAATATTACAGAGTGAAAGTGTGAGTTATAATTAAATATCATTTTTGTTGATATCATATATATTAAGAAATTAAAAAAAGAGTAATTCTTTCCAAATCATTTGAATAATTATTAATTTGTTTTAAACCATGTAACGGTAAATAAAATTTAACATCATATCACATCCTTAAATACTACAAGATTCAGAATTTCTGTATTTATACCTCTTTATTACTACTACTTTAAAACTCTCACAAATATTAatacttttaaaaaaaatatttctattaaatttacaattaaaaaaattatatacAATTTTAATAAGCTCATTACTATTACAattttaataaaaacaaaaaagcAAAATGCTGTGAGACGGTGAGTGAATGAAgccttctctctctctctaaatCATCCGATCTGACACAAGCACACGCTCTCTTCTCTTTCTCCATCTTATTACTAAATACACACCCCAAAACAATGGCGGTTCAGTTTCTGTCTTCATTAACGCAATTAACCATACTAACTGAAAACTCTGTCACACACAGAGAAATAAACCGCTAAATCAACACAACTctagattattattattattactactaTTCTAGTCGTAACAAGACCACGGTCTTCGCCGCCGCTTCAACTACCCGAATAAAAAAACCAGTTACTGCGTAAAAAACCCGACCCGGTTCATTTCTCACTTTTTTATAAAGGAGGTTTTGAGAACACTGTTTTCTTGTCCCCTCCCTTCAAAAAGATAACAAGTGTGAACTGCTTACGTTTTTTTTTTATACTTGGTCGTTTTCTGTTACAACGTTAGTGTTTCTACTTCTGGCTCTGGTTCTGCTCATTCTCTCACCTTCATTTTCTACTTCTTTTTTCTTGAGATCCGGTACTCCTTGGGATTTGTTGCCTTCTTTGTCTGAGATCTGTTTGATTTTTCTGAGTTTGGTGGTGAGTCAAAAATAACTGGATATTGGAAGGTTGTATCATGGTTGAAGATAGGATTGGGAGCGAATGAAGGGTACAAGGGAGACGGTGGTGTTTTATAGTCAGACTGATTTTGGTTGAAGATTGAAATGGGTGGGAATCTTTTCTTTTGGTTGATTGTTGATTGTTGAGGCAATTTGGTGTTTGTGTTTTGGTTGGTGATAGAGATAAGAAGAATGGTGTTGTGGAGTAGGGAAGAGGAGAGCAAGAGGATTTGTTTTtggtttgggtttgggtttggggtTCATCTTGTGGGAATTTGTGTGATTGAAAAACATTGATTTTGggttttggtttggtttggttttaaCTTTTAATAAGGTTTGAAATTTACTGAAATGAAGCTTTCTTCAGCTGGTTTTAGTCCTCCACCTCAGGAAGGTAGGTGAATTTCTGTTTCTGTCTGTATTACACTTCTTCATCTTTTTTGGTAaattttttattcatttttggGATTAGAATGCTATTCATCTTTTAGATTTAGAAAATGTTTTTGCATCTTTTGTTGTTTTAAGATCTTGACTTGGCTTAGAACATGTCAAATTTGCTTTATTCGTTGAGGGTTTTAGGTGTGACAGTATGAAGTTTCTGTTCCATGTTGATGATATTAGGATGCATTTTTTTGTAGGAGAAAAACGGGTTCTAGATTCGGAACTTTGGCATGCTTGTGCTGGTCCTCTTGTTTCTTTGCCAGCTGATGGAAGCCGCGTGGTCTACTTTCCGCAAGGTCACAGTGAACAGGTGGGTCAGATATGAAGTTAGGACCTCTCTTTCAAACAGTGCTGTGTATTAAAGTAATAATAATTGGTTCTTTTTTCATGTATTTGATTTGCGTCTTTCTGATGCAATGAGCTGCTAATTTTAAGTGTATGTTTGGATTGGCGGTGCGTTTGGCAGAATCATGGCGCGACGCGGTGGTTTTCGGAGTTCCAAGAAAACCACGATCCGCCGTGATTTTGTCAGTTTGGCTGTGATTCAAAATGCGTTGAGTTGTATTAAGAAAACTGACTTTATTCTTGCGTTATAGCGACCCTTGTGTAAACTAATGCTTAACTTACTCCTTAAGACAATTGCATAATTCGAACTGTTGCAGGTTAATGAATTAACTATTAACTTCTCTATCTCCCATATGAATTTGCACATTTGAAAACTTGTATCATATTTTTCGACTTGCATGCATGATCTAAATTAGCATGTTTCTGCTCAGGTTGCTGTATCTACCAACAGGGAAGTTGACACTTATATCCCCAATCCAAGCTTACCTCCCCAGCTTATTTGTCAACTTCATAATCTTACTATGCATGTAAGGcttttttattcatttttttttactATACAGTATTAGGACTTGTTTATCTTGTTCCATATGCTTATTCTTACACTCTTATTTCATTAATTATTTGTTCATTTCTGTTGGATTCAGGCAGATACAGAGACAGATGAAGTGTATGCCCAGATGACCTTGCAACCTCTAAATCCGGTATGATTCCCTTTCTTAAATGAActgagtttttttttttttttttaattaaattttatgTCTAAATTCAACTTTTGAACTTTTGGCTATGGCCATGATTTCAGGATGAGCAAAAGGAGGCATATCATCCTGCAGAGCTGGGAACTGCAAATAAACAGCCGACAAACTACTTTTGCAAAATTTTGACTGCCAGTGATACAAGCACTCATGGGGGTTTCTCTGTTCCTCGCCGTGCAGCTGAAAAAGTTTTCCCTCCACTGGTAAAATTTTGTCATTGTTATGCTGTAACTTGTAAGTAAAGTAACACGTTCAAATCATTTTAACATGACGTTGTAATTATGACCTACAGGACTTTTCCCAACAGCCTCCTGCTCAAGAGTTGATTGCAAGGGATTTGCATGGCAATGACTGGAAATTCAAACATATCTTCCGTGGTGAGTTATGAATCTCAGATTGAGATTACTTCATGATGAAAATAATTTCACATTCCATTTATAAGGATTAAATCTGGCGTCTTTTTTCTCCAGGCCAGCCCAAAAGGCATTTGCTTACAACTGGGTGGAGTGTCTTTGTGAGTGCTAAAAGACTCGTTGCTGGTGATTCAGTACTGTTTATATGGTATATAACTTTTCGGTTATGTATATTTAAATTTAATCTTTGGCAGTTTCATGGTTGATTGACTTGTTTCAGCATTGATTCAGAACATGTAGTTTGTAATTCATTTGGCCATTCAGAAGATAATATAGGAAAATTCTTGTTGTAACATGTTCATGTGTTTATGTTTTTGTTCATATGTTGAGCCAGTGTTCCTTCAATGGGTTGCTATTGAAGTGTGGTTACGTTTTATTTTCTAGTTTTCTAATCTAGGCTTTATGATTTTATGTGAAGCATAGTTAACTTCAATAGTAATTATGTGGTGTTTTATGATTGGTGTGACTCGGGTGCTTTTTTCTTTGGCAGGAATGAAAAAAATCAGTTGCTTCTAGGCATTCGTCGTGCCAATCGACCACAACATATGATGCCTTCATCAGTGTTGTCAAGTGACAGCATGCACTTGGGGCTGCTTGCTGCTGCAGCTCACGCCGCTGCAACAAACAGTCGTTTCACCATTTTCTATAATCCACGGTATAATTCATATACTTCTAAAAGTTCCTAGTTAGAATATAGCTACTTAAATTGACATTTTCTTTCTTACATTTCAGTGCCAGCCCATCAGAATTCGTCATTCCCCTAGCGAAGTATGTTAAAGCTGTATATCACACCCGAGTTTCAGTTGGTATGCGCTTCAGAATGCTTTTTGAAACAGAGGAGTCTAGTGTTCGGCGGTAGGTTTTCTATACTTTTTAAAAATAATAGCCGAAATACTCTCCCTTATATTTGAGATGTTATGCCATAAGCCTTAGCCTAAATTTGTAGAAAAATTATTGTCTTGTGTTGGATGATGGCTTTGGTTTTCTCATGCGAAGTTCTATACTAATACTAAATTACAAATCTATATATATGCTCATGCAGATACATGGGAACAATAACTGGCATCAGTGACCTGGATTCTGTTCGGTGGCCAAGTTCACATTGGCGCTCAGTAAAGGTCTGTATTGAAACATTTATAATATCGAATTGATGTTATATATCTAAATTGAATGCTGTTTGTATCTTCAAATGAACACTAACAGTTTCTTGCTTCGGAAAATATTACGCTGTATTGAGGATGAAATATACATTTTTAATTGTGGCTTTGACTTGAGTTGTATAGGTTGGGTGGGATGAATCCACAGCAGGTGAGAGGCAACCTAGAGTGTCTCTATGGGAAATTGAGCCATTAACAACATTTCCAATGTATCCATCTCCATTCCCTCTTAGGCTTAAACGACCATGGCCTCCAGGACTTCCTTCATTCAACGGTATGTATCACTACATTTAAAGGCAAAAAATATTCAAGATTTAGTTAAACGCTTATCGCATAAGCGTTAATGTAAAGTCAAACTGTTTCCATAAATTATCTTGGAGAGCTTATGGAAATAAGTTGATAACAGTATAAGGACATGCTGTAAGCTCTCCCAAGCAGTCTCACGAGGATTTATGCTAGTAGAGATAAGCTTAAATAAGTCAATCTAAACGGACCCTATAAAATGCTTGTTTATTTCATTTGTTAGTTTACTATTCTGCTCATTTTCATTGATCCTCCCGTAAATGCTAGCAGGCTTGAAGGATGATGATTTTGGCATGAATTCTCCACTACTATGGCTCCGTGACGCAGATAGAGGGCTTCAAACTCTTAATTTTCAAGGGATGGGTGTTAATCCCTGGATGCAGGCGAGGCTCGATCCGTCTATGATGAATTTGCAACCAGATATGTACCATGCTATGGCAGCTGCTGCACTTCAGGATATGAGGACTTTAGATCCTTCAAAACAGCATCCTGCTTCCTTACTTCAATTTCAGCCGCCACAGAATTTTCCCAATGGTACTGCCGCTTTAATGCAGAGCCAGATGATGCAGCAGTCTCAACCTCAGCACGCTTTTCCGAAAAATCAAGAACATCATCATCCATCTCAATCTCAGGCTCAAACACAACAGTTCCAGCAGCTTCTTCAGCATCAGCACTCGTTCACTAATCAAAATTATCATCAACTgcaacagcagcagcaacatcagcagcagcagcaacaacaacagcagcagcagcagcagcagcagcatcaacaacagcagcatcagcagcaacatcagcagcaacaacatcaacaactgcaacagcagcagcaacaacaatcAAAACAGCAACAAGTTGTAGATCATCAGCAGATTTCAAATGCCGTCTCTACAATGTCTCAGTTTGTTTCGGCACCTCAATCTCAATCAACGCAGCCCATGCAAGCTATCTCTTCAATTGGCAATCAGCAACATTTTTCTGATTCAAATGGGAACCCTGCAACTACTGCTATTGTTTCTCCTTTGCACAATATGTTAGGTTCATTTTCCAATGACGAAACATCTCACCTTCTCAACTTTCCTAAACCAAACTCTTGGGTTCCGGTTCAATCTTCAACAGCATGGCCCTCCAAGCGAGTTGCCTTGGATCCTCTCGTTTCTTCTGGAACATCTCATTATGTTCTGCCTCAAATGGAGCAACTTGGGCAGTCGCAAACTACCATGTCTCAAAATGCTATTACCTTGCCACCGTTTCCTGGTAGGGAGTGTGCTCTCGAAGGGAACACTGATCCACAAAACCATCTTTTGTTCGGTTTTAACATAGAACCCTCGTCACATCTAGTGTATAACGAGATGTCAAACCTTAAGGGTGTCAATAGCAACTGTGACTCATCAACCGTGCCTTTTCAATCTTCTACCTACCTGAATAACACAGGCGCCGATTCTTCATTGAATAATGGAATGACACACGGTGTTGGCGAGTCGGGATTCCTTCAAACTTCTGAAAATGGAGGTCAAGGAAACTCACCAAACAAAACCTTTGTGAAGGTGAGTTTTTTCTTCTGGGACTATTCTCTTTTGAATCAATATTTTAATTTTCACTCTTTTGCTAATTTGTTGCATTGCATTTCACAAAAAGAGTTGACTTAGTGAAATCCTACTTTTTTACATGCTAATTTCTCTCTATTTTCACAGGTTTACAAGTCAGGGTCCTTCGGAAGATCGTTGGATATCACTAAATTCTCTAACTACCCGGAGCTACGCAGCGAGCTTGCTCGTATGTTTGGGCTTGAAGGTGAGTTGGAGGACCCTGTAAGATCAGGCTGGCAGCTTGTATTTGTTGATCAAGAGAATGACGTTCTTCTCCTTGGCGATGGCCCGTGGCCGTAAGTACTCCACACCCCTTGTCATGTTCTATTTTTTTTAATCATATATTCATATGATAGTTTTTTGACCCTGAGTTACACAATCTTCATTGATTACCGATTGACATGATCTTTTGGATGACAGGGAATTTGTAAATAGTGTATGGTGCATCAAGATACTTTCCCCTCAGGAAGTGCAGCAAATGGGAAACAATGGACTAGAGCTTCTAAACTCAGCTCCAACTCAGAGGCTCTCTAATGGCATCTGTGATGACTACACCGGCCGCGAGGACCCGAGAACTCTAAGCACAGGTTTAACATCTGTGGGGTCTTTAGACTACTGAACGTTGTCGTGACAACAAATACTGTGAATTTCTTCTCTCTTGTATTATTATTACTCTTCTCAAACCCTCTAAAAAATGGTGGGAAGTTGTTCCTAGTTGTAGCTTATAGCTTACTCATAAGCCTCTTGTTTTCCGTTTTTATTGCCTAAAACAATTCATGAGCTAAACACTTAGCTATATGGCAACTTCTCATTGTAGTTTCTATAATATATTGTAGAATTCAACTTAAGTTACTTTAAGTGAGTCCCATGATTAAACTCAAAATAGTCTCTTCTATAAGAATGATTTTTACAGTGTTACACGCAAGAACCACCATGTTGATGTTGTAATTGTTGACCTTTGATGATTGCTGGTGTAATTGTTTGGTAAAACCTGTGATGCATGAAGATA from Lathyrus oleraceus cultivar Zhongwan6 chromosome 7, CAAS_Psat_ZW6_1.0, whole genome shotgun sequence encodes the following:
- the LOC127108416 gene encoding auxin response factor 6; this encodes MKLSSAGFSPPPQEGEKRVLDSELWHACAGPLVSLPADGSRVVYFPQGHSEQVAVSTNREVDTYIPNPSLPPQLICQLHNLTMHADTETDEVYAQMTLQPLNPDEQKEAYHPAELGTANKQPTNYFCKILTASDTSTHGGFSVPRRAAEKVFPPLDFSQQPPAQELIARDLHGNDWKFKHIFRGQPKRHLLTTGWSVFVSAKRLVAGDSVLFIWNEKNQLLLGIRRANRPQHMMPSSVLSSDSMHLGLLAAAAHAAATNSRFTIFYNPRASPSEFVIPLAKYVKAVYHTRVSVGMRFRMLFETEESSVRRYMGTITGISDLDSVRWPSSHWRSVKVGWDESTAGERQPRVSLWEIEPLTTFPMYPSPFPLRLKRPWPPGLPSFNGLKDDDFGMNSPLLWLRDADRGLQTLNFQGMGVNPWMQARLDPSMMNLQPDMYHAMAAAALQDMRTLDPSKQHPASLLQFQPPQNFPNGTAALMQSQMMQQSQPQHAFPKNQEHHHPSQSQAQTQQFQQLLQHQHSFTNQNYHQLQQQQQHQQQQQQQQQQQQQQQHQQQQHQQQHQQQQHQQLQQQQQQQSKQQQVVDHQQISNAVSTMSQFVSAPQSQSTQPMQAISSIGNQQHFSDSNGNPATTAIVSPLHNMLGSFSNDETSHLLNFPKPNSWVPVQSSTAWPSKRVALDPLVSSGTSHYVLPQMEQLGQSQTTMSQNAITLPPFPGRECALEGNTDPQNHLLFGFNIEPSSHLVYNEMSNLKGVNSNCDSSTVPFQSSTYLNNTGADSSLNNGMTHGVGESGFLQTSENGGQGNSPNKTFVKVYKSGSFGRSLDITKFSNYPELRSELARMFGLEGELEDPVRSGWQLVFVDQENDVLLLGDGPWPEFVNSVWCIKILSPQEVQQMGNNGLELLNSAPTQRLSNGICDDYTGREDPRTLSTGLTSVGSLDY